One Coffea arabica cultivar ET-39 chromosome 5e, Coffea Arabica ET-39 HiFi, whole genome shotgun sequence DNA segment encodes these proteins:
- the LOC140006597 gene encoding putative late blight resistance protein homolog R1B-16 — protein MFYEGLDSLRNILKEKPKEFDEKVRDPTRVVKCYGGDFISPLSLNAIKDAIQAKDMDIVCSELFEIIKLIDAVITEKCPESSSFNFPKTNGLGFVDSLLEKMMDVTSSEADSIALIDHPIQKVQEELVCLRSLLRKIVGLQNEDEEVQAIWDRIVGVAYRIEFLIDSLITGNILDSSSMSIHSILEEMNIIKAAALKICDSGTLGGKVKEVTKRFNHMPQQGSKPIVNDVVVGFEDETASIINGLRNGSRQVKIVSIVGMPGCGKTTLARKVYNDSSVKSHFYERAWCTVSQVHHKRNLLLQILTCIESKLPEDVFEMGEEDLALQVKRRLLKNRYLIVLDDVWDIDAWNGLEASFPDDGNGSRVILTSRLRGVAPQDKLDHEPYSLRQLAPNESWDLLKGKLYPGQDLAPPELCEIRQQVVEMCQGLPLTVVILAGILSRMDPNGWKEAVEGLSSRNVSSTEQCIATLELSYKHLPDTLKACFLYFAAFPEDHEHNTKRLISLWVAEGYVQKTHPKRSEDVANDYLMELISRSLVIVSKPRSIDGVKACRIHDLLYEFCVTKAKEEKLLQQVRRYDDLSAFTVPCYLRRLCIIDSKLEHFDNLRLFSPAIRSLLLFSHDEDSISFDLRFIFHIMKLVSVLDLSQIGLDPFPREVELLVHLRYLAILGRGKISLPSSVCNLPNLETLIWRNSSIHRSVSLPDTIWNLKKLRHLQLIDEVDKHYCFFFPRDNLDNSSQLLDLDFLSCLSLDPEENISKLLRKFPNIRKLRCSVNLKPGVQYHVAMNCLSQLESLSLGCVIYAGDRYQLDFQFPLTIKKLTLSYFRMPWSKMAAIGNLPNLEVLKLLKQAFEGEIWEMEVEKFPKVRFLKLASLNIVKWTASSEYEYEEQYYFPRLQKLVLDRCGALQEIPSCLGNSYALEIIEVSKCPSCTSSLEEIQEEQRSNGYTDLKILTS, from the coding sequence ATGTTTTACGAGGGGCTAGACTCCTTGAGAAACATTTTGAAGGAGAAGCCAAAGGAGTTCGATGAGAAAGTAAGAGATCCTACTCGAGTCGTGAAATGTTATGGAGGAGATTTTATTTCCCCACTCTCTCTGAATGCAATCAAAGATGCTATACAAGCCAAGGATATGGATATCGTGTGTTCTGAGTTATTCGAAATAATTAAGCTCATCGATGCAGTAATCACAGAGAAGTGTCCAGAATCATCATCATTCAATTTTCCTAAGACCAATGGACTGGGCTTTGTTGATTCCCTTCTAGAAAAGATGATGGATGTGACAAGTTCTGAGGCTGACTCGATTGCTTTGATCGATCATCCAATTCAAAAAGTCCAGGAAGAACTTGTTTGTTTACGTTCTTTGCTGCGGAAAATTGTGGGCCTGCAAAATGAGGATGAGGAGGTCCAGGCAATTTGGGATCGTATTGTTGGGGTGGCATACAGGATAGAGTTTCTTATTGATTCCTTAATAACTGGAAATATCTTAGATTCTTCTTCAATGTCCATTCATTCCATTTTAGAAGAAATGAACATCATTAAAGCTGCGGCCTTGAAGATTTGTGATAGCGGAACACTTGGTGGAAAAGTTAAGGAAGTAACGAAGAGATTCAATCACATGCCACAACAGGGAAGTAAGCCAATAGTCAATGACGTGGTGGTGGGATTCGAGGATGAGACGGCATCGATAATCAATGGACTCAGAAATGGATCACGACAAGTGAAAATTGTTTCCATTGTGGGTATGCCGGGATGCGGTAAGACAACTTTGGCTAGAAAAGTGTACAATGATTCTTCAGTGAAGTCCCATTTTTATGAGCGGGCTTGGTGTACTGTTTCTCAAGTAcaccacaagagaaatctgtTGCTTCAAATTTTGACTTGTATTGAGTCCAAGCTTCCTGAGGATGTTTTTGAGATGGGTGAAGAAGATCTGGCTCTTCAAGTCAAAAGACGTTTGCTGAAAAACAGATATCTCATTGTTTTGGACGATGTATGGGACATTGATGCATGGAACGGATTGGAAGCCTCATTCCCTGATGATGGAAATGGAAGTAGAGTTATCTTGACAAGTCGGCTCCGTGGTGTTGCTCCGCAAGACAAACTCGACCATGAACCATATTCTCTTCGTCAACTCGCTCCTAATGAGAGCTGGGATTTGCTAAAAGGGAAGTTATATCCTGGACAAGATTTGGCTCCTCCAGAACTATGTGAAATTCGACAGCAAGTCGTGGAAATGTGTCAAGGACTACCTCTTACGGTTGTCATTCTTGCCGGGATTCTCTCAAGGATGGACCCAAATGGTTGGAAAGAAGCTGTGGAAGGTTTAAGTTCGAGGAATGTTTCTAGTACGGAACAGTGTATCGCTACATTAGAGCTCAGTTACAAACATTTACCTGATACTTTGAAGgcatgttttctttattttgcaGCCTTTCCAGAAGACCATGAACACAATACCAAGAGGTTGATTTCTCTATGGGTCGCTGAAGGATATGTTCAAAAAACTCATCCCAAGAGATCAGAGGATGTGGCAAATGATTACCTGATGGAACTTATTAGCAGAAGCTTAGTCATAGTTTCGAAACCAAGATCCATTGATGGGGTCAAAGCTTGTCGCATTCACGATTTGTTATATGAGTTTTGTGTGACAAAAGCCAAAGAAGAAAAGCTTTTGCAGCAGGTACGCAGGTATGATGACTTGTCTGCTTTCACTGTGCCATGCTACCTACGCCGCTTATGCATTATTGATTCTAAGCTCGAGCACTTTGACAACTTGAGGTTATTTTCTCCTGCCATACGCAGTCTATTATTATTCAGTCACGATGAAGACAGTATTAGTTTTGACCTCCGATTCATTTTTCACATCATGAAACTTGTTAGTGTGTTAGATTTGAGCCAAATTGGACTCGACCCCTTTCCTAGAGAGGTAGAACTGCTTGTTCACTTGCGCTACTTGGCGATTCTAGGTCGAGGTAAAATCAGTCTCCCATCATCAGTATGCAATCTCCCGAACTTGGAAACTTTGATTTGGCGAAATTCTTCAATTCATCGTTCAGTTTCACTACCAGATACCATATGGAACCTGAAGAAACTAAGGCATTTGCAGCTAATTGATGAGGTCGATAAgcattattgtttttttttccctagaGACAATCTTGACAACTCGTCACAGTTGCTTGACTTAGATTTCTTGTCCTGTTTGTCTCTCGATCCTGAGGAAAACATCAGCAAACTGTTGAGAAAGTTTCCAAATATCCGCAAGCTGAGATGCTCTGTCAATCTCAAGCCAGGTGTTCAATATCATGTAGCAATGAATTGTCTAAGTCAGTTGGAATCACTCAGTCTGGGTTGCGTTATTTACGCCGGTGACCGATATCAGTTAGATTTCCAATTTCCTTTGACTATTAAAAAATTGACCCTATCTTATTTTCGCATGCCATGGAGCAAAATGGCAGCAATTGGAAATCTACCCAATCTTGAGGTGCTCAAATTACTCAAACAAGCCTTTGAGGGGGAAATATGGGAAATGGAAGTAGAGAAGTTCCCTAAAGTTCGTTTCTTGAaattagcttccttgaacattGTGAAGTGGACAGCCTCCTCCGAGTATGAGTACGAGGAGCAGTACTATTTTCCTCGTCTCCAGAAGCTAGTATTGGATCGCTGTGGAGCGTTGCAGGAGATCCCTTCTTGTTTGGGAAATAGTTATGCCCTTGAAATAATTGAGGTGTCAAAATGTCCCAGCTGTACCAGTTCATTGGAGGAAATTCAGGAAGAGCAAAGAAGCAATGGATATACCGATCTGAAGATCCTTACCTCATAA